The Streptomyces vinaceus genome contains the following window.
AGTGCCGGGGACCCCTGGTGCGTGTGCCGGGTGGGACGGATGACGCGTGCGGGTGGGGCGGATGAGCGTGCCGGGTGGGGCGGACGACGGGTGCGGGCGGGACGGATGAGCGTGCCGGGCGGGGCGGACGACGGGTGCGGGCGGGACGGATGACATGTGCCGGGCGGGACGGCTGAGAGGATGGACGGGTGACGACTGACCAGCCCACCGGCTCCGAAACCCCCTCCCCGGCCTCCTCCTCCGCGGGCGTGCTCGTGCTCGCCGGCACCCCGATCGGCGATCTCGCCGACGCCCCGCCGCGGCTCGCGGCCGAGCTGGAGCGGGCCGACGTGGTCGCCGCCGAGGACACCCGGCGGCTGCGCCGCCTGACGCAGGGGCTCGGCGTGCACACCACCGGCCGCGTCGTCTCGTACTTCGAGGGCAACGAATCGGCCCGCACCCCGGAGCTGGTCGAGGCGCTGGAACAGGGCAGGCGGGTGCTGCTGGTGACCGACGCCGGCATGCCGTCCGTCTCCGACCCCGGCTACCGCCTGGTCGCCGCCGCCGTCGAGAAGGACATCAAGGTCACCGCCGTGCCCGGGCCGTCCGCGGTGCTCACCGCGCTCGCCCTGTCGGGGCTGCCGGTGGACCGCTTCTGCTTCGAGGGCTTCCTGCCGCGCAAGGCGGGCGAACGCCTCGGGCGCCTGCGCGAGGTCGAGGGCGAACGCCGCACTCTCGTCTACTTCGAGGCCCCCCACCGGCTCGACGACACCCTCGCCGCGATGGCCGAGGTCTTCGGCGCGGACCGGCGGGCCGCCGTGTGCCGCGAGCTGACCAAGACGTACGAGGAGGTCAAGCGCGGCGGACTCGGCGAGCTGGCGGCCTGGGCCGCCGAGGGCGTGCGCGGCGAGATCACCGTCGTCGTGGAGGGCGCACCGGCGGCCCGGCCCGGCGATGTGGACGTCGAGGAGCTGGTGCGCAGGGTGCGCGTGCGGGAGGAGGCCGGGGAGCGTCGAAAAGAAGCCATCGCGGCGGTCGCGGCCGAGGCCGGAGTACCCAAGCGGGAGGTCTTCGACGCGGTCGTCGCGGCAAAGAATGCGGCTCAAAAGGTGCTGTAAGACGGTAAAGGGCTAACCTGAAAAGCAAAGCTCAGACCGCGCACCGGGCGCTTTGGGACATGAGTCGCCCAAAGACCGTCCAACAGTCGACAGGGCCTGATGCGCTCCTGCCCGAAGAGGCGTCCACTGGCAATGGCACCAGTGGAACAAGAGGAGCTGGCATGAGTGAGATCGCAGACACCTCGGTACCCGTCCCCGCGCCCGCAGTGGCCGTACCCGTCGCCGTGCCGAAGCCGCTCGTGCACACCGTGCACGAGGCCTACTCCTTCGCCTGCATGAAGTGCGGCTACGGCTGGGAGCAGGGCTACGAGATCGAGCACCACGTCGACGGCCAGGGCCAGCCCTTCATCATCTACACCGTCAAGGGCGAGCGGGTCCCCTCCCCGCTGTCGAACCCGACCTGCCACAACTGCGGCGGGCACGTGGTGCGGATCATGCGCGAAGGCCAGGTGTCCTCGGTTCTCGGCACGATCGACAAGCTCTACCACCACCGCATCTCGCCCGGGATCGCCGGCCCGGTACCGGCCGGCGCGAACGTACCGCGGACCCCGAAGCAGCGCAGGACCCCGCCTCACGACTCCCCCGGGCCCGTCACGGCGGACGGAGGGCGCGCCGAGCGCGGGGGCTGGCTCTCCCGGCTGCTGCGGCTCTTGCGCCGGTCATGAGACGCCGGTCATAAGATCGGCCCCATGAGCACTGCCGCCAAGGACGCTTCCAGGGACACCCCGCCGCCGCTGCCCGAACCGCTGCGGGTCGCGGTGGCGGACTCCCACACCCACCTGGACATGCAGCGAGGCACCGTCGAGGAGGGCCTCGCCAAGGCCGCCTCGGTGGGCGTGACCACCGTCGTCCAGGTCGGGTGCGACGTGAAGGGCTCCCGCTGGGCGGCCGAGACGGCGGCGGCGTACGAGAACGTCCACGCGGCCGTCGCCCTTCACCCGAACGAAGCGCCCCGCATCGTGCTCGGGGACCCTGAGGGAGGCTGGTCCCGCCAGGGGGCGCGGGCCGGCGGCGGCGAGGCCGCGCTCGACGAGGCGCTGGCCGAGATCGAGGAACTCGCGAAGCTGGCGCACGTCAAGGCCGTCGGCGAGACCGGACTCGACCACTTCCGCACCGGACCCGACGGGATGGCCGCGCAGGAGCGTTCCTTCCGCGCCCACATCGAGATCGCCAAGCGGCAGGGCAAGGCCCTGGTCATCCACGACCGGGACGCCCACGCCGACGTCCTGCGCATCCTGCGCGAGGAGGGCGCGCCCGAACGCACCGTCTTCCACTGCTACTCCGGGGACGCCGACATGGCGCGCGAATGCGCCGCCGCCGGGTACTACATGTCGTTCGCCGGGACCGTGACCTTCAAGAACGCCGCGCCGCTGCGCGAGGCCCTCGCCGTGGCCCCGCTGGAGCTCGTCCTCGTCGAGACCGACGCCCCCTACCTCACCCCGGCGCCGTACCGCGGACGGCCGAACGCCCCGTACCTCATTCCGCTGACCGTACGGGCGATGGCGGCGGTGCGCGGGATCGACGAGGACGCGATGGCCACCGCCCTGGCGGCGAACACCGCCCGCGCCTTCGGCTACTGAGGGGCCGCCGACCCGCCGCGCCCGCCCCGACACGCTCGGTAGCCGCCCGACTTTGGTGAGTGACGGGCGTCCGCTAGGGTGCCGTGCCCGAACCGATGGGGCCGGACCAGTGGAGCGAGCGTCGTGAGCGAGAGTCCTTTCACCGGGGTGTACGGGAACGAGGCCGTGGTCCCGGACCCCGAGCCCGCAGCGGTGCCCGCCCCGCGCACCGGGGACCGGCGGGCCGCCCGGCGGCGCAAGGGCGCCGAGGCCGCGGCGGCGCCCGTAGCCGCCCCGACCGGACGGCGCCGGGCGGCCCCCGCCGCCGGCCCCGACCTCGCCGCGCCCCCGGGCCCGGGCCCCGGAGCCGGCACGGGCCGGCGCCGCAGCCCCGACCCCGGCCCGGGCCTGCCGTCCATCGCCGCCCCCACCGGCCGGCGGCGCCGCGGCGCCCCCGCCCCCGCCCCCGCCCCCGCGGGGCAGGGCAACTGGCGGCGGATCGTCCCGCAGGCCCTGGTCGTCGCCTTCCTGGCCGGGGGAACCACGGCGTTCGTCGCCGCCGACAAGTCCGTGCGGCTCACCGTCGACGGGGAGCCCCGGACCCTGCACACCTTCGCCGACGACGTCGACGAACTCCTGGACGCCGAGGGTCTCGGCGTCGGCCCCCACGACCTCGTCGCCCCCGCCCGCACCGAGGCCCTCGACGACGGCGACGAGATCGTCGTCCGCTACGGCCGCCCCCTGCGCCTGACCCTCGACGGGCAGAGCCGCCAGGTGTGGACCACCGCCGCCACCGTCGAGGGAGCCCTGCGCCAGTTCGGCGTCCGCGTCGAGGGCGCCTACCTCTCCGCCCCGCGCACCGCCCCCGTGCCACGGGCCGGCCTCACCCTGGCCGTCCGCACCGAACGCAGCGTCACCTTCATGGCGGACGGCCGCGAAACCACCATCCGCACCAACGCCGCCACCGTCCAGGAAGCCCTCGGCCAGGCCGGGATCACCCTCCAGGGCCAGGACACCACCTCCGTCCCGCCCGCCTCCTTCCCGCGCGACGGCCAGACCGTCACGGTGCTCCGCATCACCGGCACCCGCGAGGTCCGCGAGGAGCGCATCCCGTACGCGGTCGAGAAGACCGAGGACGACTCCCTGTTCGCCGGCACCGAGGTCGTCGAGCGGGCGGGCCGGCCCGGGGCCCGCCGGGTCACGTACGTCCTGCGCACCGTCAACGGGGTGCGGCAAAAGCCCCGCAAGGTCGCCGAGGAGACCGTCCGCGACCCCGTCACCCAGCTCGTCAAGGTCGGCACGAGGCCGCTGCCGACCTCCGTCGCCGGGGCGGACGGCCTCGACTGGGGGGCGCTGGCCCAGTGCGAGTCCGGCGGCCGCCCCTCCGCCACCGACGCCTCGGGCACGTACGGCGGCCTGTACCAGTTCGACGTCCGCACCTGGCAGAGCCTCGGCGGCTCCGGCCGCCCCCAGGACGCCCCGGGCCCGGAACAGACGTACCGGGCGAAGAAGCTCTACGTACAAAGGGGCGCGACCCCGTGGCCCCACTGCGGCCGTAGGCTTTACCGGTGAGCACCGCAGAGCAGCAGCCCGAGGGCACTACCAGCAGTACGACCGGCACCACCTCCGACGCCCTTCTCGGGCCGGCGGACATCCGCGAGCTGGCCGCCGTACTCGGCGTACGGCCGACGAAGCAGAAGGGCCAGAACTTCGTCATCGACGCCAACACGGTGCGCCGCATCGTGCGCACCGCCGAGGTGCGGCCCGACGACGTCGTCGTCGAGGTCGGGCCCGGGCTGGGCTCGCTGACGCTCGCGCTGCTGGAGGCCGCCGACCGGGTCACCGCCGTCGAGATCGACGACGTGCTGGCGGCTGCGCTGCCCGCCACCATCGAGGCGCGGATGCCGCAGCGCAAGGACCGCTTCGCGCTGGTGCACTCCGACGCGATGCTCGTGGAGGAGCTGCCGGGGCCGGCGCCGACCGCGCTCGTGGCGAACCTGCCGTACAACGTGGCCGTGCCGGTGCTGCTGACCATGCTGGACCGGTTCCCGACCATCGAGCGCACGCTGGTGATGGTGCAGGCGGAGGTCGCCGACCGGCTGGCCGCCAAGCCGGGCAACAAGGTGTACGGGGTGCCCTCGGTCAAGGCGAACTGGTACGCGGACGTGAAGCGGGCCGGGTCCATCGGCCGCAACGTGTTCTGGCCGGCGCCGAACGTGGACTCCGGCCTGGTCTCGCTGGTGCGGCGGGCCGAGCCGATCAGGACGAGCGCCACGAAGGCCGAGGTCTTCGCCGTCGTGGACGCCGCCTTCGCGCAGCGCCGCAAGACGCTGCGGGCCGCGCTGGCCGGCTGGGCCGGTTCGGCGGCGGGCGCGGAGCAGGCGCTGGTCGCCGCCGGGGTGTCCCCGCAGGCGCGCGGGGAATCGCTGACGGTGGAGGAGTTCGCGGCGATCGCCGAGCACAAGCCGGCGGCGGAGAGGCCCGCGCTGTGAGCAGGAAGAAGAGCGTGACCGTACGGGTCCCCGCGAAGGTCAACGTGCAGCTGGCGGTGGGCGCGGCCCGGCCCGACGGCTTCCACGACCTGGCGAACGTCTTCCTCGCGGTGTCCCTGTACGACGAGGTGACGGTCACCGCGGCCGAGACCCTGACGGTCACCTGCGCCGGCCCGGACGCCGACCAGGTCCCGCTGGACCGTACGAACCTGGCGGCGCGGGCGGCCGAGATCCTCGCGGCCCGCCACGGCCGCTCCGACGCCGTCCACATCCACATCGCGAAGAACATCCCGGTGGCCGGCGGCATGGCGGGCGGCAGCGCCGACGGCGCCGGCGCCCTGCTGGCCTGCGACGCCCTGTGGGGGCTGGACACCCCGCGCGCCCAGCTCCTGGAGATCTGCGCGGAACTCGGCAGCGACGTGCCGTTCAGCCTGGTCGGCGGGGCGGCGCTGGGCACCGGGCGCGGGGAGCTCCTGACCCCGGTCGAGGCGGGCACCTTCCACTGGGTGTTCGCGGTCGCCGACGGCGGGCTGTCGACGCCCGCGGTGTTCCGCGAGTTCGACCGCCTGGCCGAGGGCCGCAGCATCCCGGCCCCCGAGGCCTCGCCGGCGCTGCTCACCGCCCTCGCCTCGGGCGACCCGGCCGCGCTCGCCGCGACCCTGGCCAACGACCTCCAGCCGGCGGCCCTGTCGCTGCGCCCGCAGCTGGCCGCGACGCTGGAGGCGGGCACCTCCGCCGGAGCGCTGGCCACGCTGGTCTCCGGCTCCGGGCCGACGACGGCCTTCCTGGTCCGCGACGCGGAATCCGCCCTCAAGGTCGCCGCGGCCCTCGAAGCCTCGGGCACCTGCCGCACGACCCGGACCGCCACCGGCCCGGCCCCGGGGGCCACGGTCCTGGCGTCCTGAGGAGCACCCACCCGCAACCCACCCGTACGCGGGTACCCAGGGCGAAGTGAGTATCCGCGCTCTGTTCCCGCCCGGGTCCCGGGCGGGAGGGTGCCCGCATGGGATATGCCGCGCACACCGCCAAGGACCTCGCCGAGGCCACCCCCGACAGCCGGGACCGGTACGTCGACCTGCTGCGGGTCGCCTCGCTCGGGACGGTGCTGCTCGGGCACTGGCTGATGGCCGCCGTCAGCGCTGACGGCATAGGGAACCTGCTCGCCCTGGTCCCCGCACTCCAAGTCCTCACCTGGGGCCTGCAGATCATGCCGGTGTTCTTCTTCGTCGGCGGGTTCTCGCACGCCCTGTCGTACCGCTCGCTGGCCCGGCGCGCCGACGGGCGGCCCGTCTACGCCGCCTTCCTGCGGGCCCGGCTCCAGCGGCTGTTGCGGCCCACCCTCGTCTTCGTCCTCCTGTGGACCGCGGGCGCGCTCGCCGTCCAGCTCGCCGGGGGCGGGCAGGGGAAACTGAGCGGGGCCGCGCTGCGGGTGGTCACCCAGCCGCTCTGGTTCATCGGGATCTACCTGGCCATGGTCGCCTTCACCCCGGCCCTGCTGGAGCTGCACCGGCGGTGGGGCTGGGGCGCCTTCGCCCTGCTGGCCGGGTCCGCGGCCGCCGTCGACGCACTGCGCTTCGCGCTCGCCGTCCCGTACGTGGAGTTCCTGAACTTCGCCTTCGTCTGGCTGGCCGTCCACCAGCTCGGCTTCCTGCGGGCCGACGGGCGGATCACCCGCCCCGCGCTGCTCGCCGCCGCCGGGCTCGCCGGCGCCGTACTGCTCGTCGCGTACGGCCCGTACCCGCTGTCCATGGTCGGGATGCCGGGGGAGAAGGCGTCCAACATGGCCCCGCCCACCCTCGCGCTGCTGGCGCACGGGACGTGGCTGGTCGCAGCCGTGGAGCTGCTCGCGAAGCCCGCCGCCGCGCTGCTCGCCCGGCCGCGCGTCTGGCGTTCGGTGGTCGCCGCCAACGGGATCGCCATGACCGCGTTCCTGTGGCACCTCACCGCCATGCTCGCCGTGTACGCCGCCCAGCTCGGGCTCGGCCTGCGCCTGCCCGAGCCGGCCACCGGCGCCTGGTGGGCGCAGGTCCCCGTCCGGCTGCTCGCGGCCGCCGCGCTGACCGGCGTACTGGTCGCCGTCTTCCGCCGCTTCGAGGCGCCCGGCCGCGGCGACGCCGAGCCCGGGTCCGGGCCCCGCGCCGCCCTCGGGATCACCCTGTGCCTGCTCGGGATCCTCGGCCTGTCCATGACCGGGCTCGGCGGACTGCTGGAGGGCCACAGCGCCACCCTCATCGCCCTTCCGGTCACCGCTCCCGCCGCCATCGGCATGGCTCTGGGAGGCTGGCTCCTGGTGGAGCGCTCGGCACCGGCTCGGAGGGTTAGGCTGAGGGGCTGATCCACACCCTTCCCTGGAGCGCGTCTGATGGCCGTCAATCTGGTCAATGTCGAGGCAGTCGGCAAGGTGTACGGAACCCGTGCCCTGCTCGACGGCATCTCCCTCGGCGTGTCCGAGGGAGACCGGATCGGTGTCGTGGGCCGCAACGGCGACGGCAAGACCACCCTCATCCGCATGCTCGCCAAGCTGGAGGAGCCCGACACCGGCCGGGTCACCCAGAGCGGCGGACTGCGCATGGGCGTCCTCACCCAGCACGACTCCCTCGACCCCGCGGCGACCATCCGCCACGAGATCATCCGGGACATGGCGGACCACGAGTGGGCCGGCAACTCCAAGATCCGCGACGTGCTCACCGGGCTCTTCGGCGGCCTCGACCTCCCCGGCTTCGGCCAGGGCCTCGACACCGTCATCGGCCCGCTCTCCGGCGGCGAGCGCCGCCGCATCGCGCTCGCCAAGCTGCTCATCGCGGACCAGGACCTCCTCGTCCTCGACGAGCCCACCAACCACCTCGACGTCGAGGGGATCTCCTGGCTGGCCAAGCACCTCCAGGAACGCCGCTCGGCCCTCGTCTGCGTCACCCACGACCGCTGGTTCCTCGACCAGGTCTGCACCCGCATGTGGGACGTCCAGCGCGGCTCCGTCTACGAGTACGAGGGCGGCTACAGCGACTACGTCTTCGCCCGCGCCGAGCGCGAGCGCATCGCCGCCACCGAGGAGACCAAGCGGCAGAACCTGATGCGCAAGGAGCTGGCCTGGCTGCGCCGCGGCGCCCCGGCCCGGACCTCCAAGCCGCGCTACCGCATCGAGGCCGCCAACGAGCTCATCGCCGACGTGCCGCCGCCGCGCGACAAGTCGGAGCTGATGCGCTTCGCCAACGCCCGCCTGGGCAAGACCGTGTTCGACCTGGAGAACGTCAGCGTCCAGGCCGGTCCGAAGGTCCTGCTCAAGCACCTCACCTGGCACCTGGGCCCCGGCGACCGCATCGGCCTCGTCGGCGTCAACGGCGCGGGCAAGACCTCGCTGCTGCGGGCGCTCGCCGAGGCGGCCCGTACGCAGGGCGACGTCCAGCCGGTCGCCGGGACCGTCACCGTCGGCAAGACGGTCAAGCTGGCGTACCTCTCGCAGGAGGTCGGCGAACTCGACCCGTCCCTGCGGGTCCTGGAGGCCGTGCAGCGCGTACGCGACCGCGTCGACCTCGGCAAGGGCCGCGAGATGACGGCGGGTCAGCTGTGCGAGCAGTTCGGCTTCACCAAGGAGAAGCAGTGGACGCCCGTCGGCGACCTGTCGGGTGGTGAGCGGCGCCGGCTCCAGATCCTGCGCCTGCTGATGGACGAGCCCAACGTGCTCTTCCTCGACGAGCCCACCAACGACCTCGACATCGAGACCCTCACCCAGCTGGAGGACCTCCTCGACGGCTGGCCCGGCTCGATGATCGTCATCTCCCACGACCGGTTCTTCATCGAGCGCACCACCGACACGGTGATGGCGCTGCTGGGCGACGCGAGCCTGCGGATGCTGCCGCGCGGCCTGGACGAGTACCTGGAGCGCCGGCAGAAGATGATCGAGGCAGCCGCCCCGGCGCCCGCCCCGGCCGCCGCCGCCAAGTCGAGCGCCTCCGGCGACTCGCGCGCCGCGAAGAAGGAGCTCCAGAAGATCGAGCGGCAGCTCAACAAGATGTCGGACCGCGAGTCGAACCTGCACGCGCAGATCGCCGAGAACGCCACCGACTTCGACAAGGTGGCCAAGCTGGACGCGGAGCTGCGCGAACTCATCGCCGACCGCGACGAATTGGAGATGCGCTGGCTGGAGCTGGCCGAGGACGCCTAGACCCGCCTGGATTCCGCCGGGCGGATGCGTCGGCCGACCGGATAACGGCGTTGTCACGGGCCGGTCCTCCCTTGGGAACAGGGGTCGGACCGGCCCGATGTAAGAACGCCGTCAGTGATAGAAAGGTCATCCCCCTCCACCACCCGACGCCGAAGGTATGCGCTGATGACCGAGCCGCCCCAGCCGCCGAACCAGCCGCCTCCGCCCTCCGGTTACGGTCACCTGCCGGGTCCGCCGCAGCCCGGTTACGGGTACCCGCAGCAGGGTGAGAACCCGTACGCGCAGCAGCCCCCCACGCAGCCCATGCAGCAGCCCGCGCCCCAGCAGGGCTACTTCCCTCCGCCGCCCGGCATGCCCACCGCCGGCATGCACCAGGTCGGGGGCGCGCCGCAGCCGCCGAAGAAGAAGACGGCCGTCATCGTCGCCGCGGCCGTCGCCGGGGTCCTCGTGCTCGGCACCGGCGGCTACTTCGCCTTCGTGAGCGGCGACCACGACCCGAAGCAGCCCGTCGCGCAGGGCTCCACGCCCGCCGACGCCAAGCCCTCCGCCAGCGTGGACAACGGCGACGGCAGCGGCAACGGGGGCGGCCAGAGCGAGGACCTCAACGCCGGCCGCAAGCAGGGCGAGGACAAGACCCTCTGGCTCAAGACCGCCAAGATCGACGGCCCCGGCCTCGGCGTGGACTCCGCCGGCCAGTGGATCGTCGGCGACACCGTCGTCAAGAGCGTCTGGAAGAACCTCACCGCGTACGGGGTCACCGACGGCAAGGAGAAGTGGACGCTGGCCTTCCCCGCTCCGATCTGCTCCGTCACCAAGCAGACCACCGCCGAGCGCAAGACCGTCGTCATGTTCAAGGACGGCGAGGGCGACTCCGCCACCTGCAACCAGATGAAGCAGGTCGACCTCAAGACGGGCAAGGAAGGCTGGACGAAGGAGGTCCCCAAGGAGGGCCTCTTCGACATCATGACCAGCCCCAGCCTGGGCATCACCGGCGACACCGTCGCCGTCAGCCGCAGCGGCACCGCCAGCGCCTTCAAGGTCAGCACCGGCGACAAGCTGTTCGGCAGCGCCACCGCCGAGGGCTGCAAGCCGGACGCGTACGTGGCGGACAAGGGCAAGATGATCGCCATCGCGACCTGCTACGACGACGACCTCTCCAGCGAGGTCTCCGACGCCGACCCGGTCACCGGCAAGAAGACCTGGACCTTCAAGCTGCCCGCCAAGTACAAGGTCGGCGCCGTCTATTCGCTCGACCCGCTCGTCCTCGACATCGGCAACCAGGACAAGAAGGAACGCGCCATCGTGGTCCTCGGACCCGACGGCAAACAGCGCGCCACCGTGAGCGGCGAGGGCAGCTTCGCCACCGAGTGCACCAACGGCCTCTTCCGCTCCGTCGAGATCTGCTCCACCACCGCCGTGGACGCGGGCACGCTCTACCTGCCGACCGTCGCCGAGTCCGGCAAGGCCAACGAGATCGTCGCCTTCGACCTGGGCACCGGCAAGGCCAAGTGGCGCACCCCCGCCGGGGACGGCCGCACCATCGTCCCCGTGGGCGCCGCCAACGGGCAGCTGATCGCCTACCGCAAGGCCACCTCCGACCAGGGCGGCGAGGTCCTCTCGATCCCGGCCGCCGGCGGCACGCCCACCGCGCTGCTGCGCAACCCGTCGGGAACCTCCGCCCCGATCGAGAGCTCCTTCTTCACCCCGATCGTCGACTACGCGGACGGCAGGCTCTACGTCTCCCAGTCCCGTCTTCTCGCCAAGGGCACCGCCGAGAAGCTCCTGATGGTCTTCGGCAAATGACGCGCAGCGAGTCCACCGAGCCGCCCACCGAGAGGCAGTAGCAAGCGATGAGTACCCCGCCGCCACCCCAGCAGCCGCCCGTCGGCGGCTTCGGAGCGCCGCAGGAGCCCGCACCCGGGGCCTTCGGCGCGCCGCCGCCGGTGCCGTCCGCGCCGCAGGGCGCACCGCAGCCGCCGGCCCCGCCGCAGCAGCCGCCCGTACCGCCGGGCCCGCCGACCGCGCCCGCCACGCCCGCCGCCCCCGCCGCGCCGGGTGCGGCGCCGCAGGGGCAGGCGGCGTACGGCTATCCCCAGCAGGGCTACGGCTACCCGCAGCAGCCGCAGCCCCCCGGCGGGGCCGGGGCCCCGCCGGCCTACGGCGCACCCGCGGCCCCCATGTACGCGGCCCAGCCCCCGGCCGGCCCGGGCGGCGGCAACGACAAGCGCACCCAGCTGATGATCGTCGGCGCGGCCCTCCTGGCCATCGTCCTGATCATCGCGGGCGGCTTCTGGTACGTGTCCGGCGAGGACGGCGGCAACGGCAAGCAGCCCGCCGCGAACGGCACCACCGGCGGCGACAAGCCCGGCTCCGGCACGCCCGGTTCGGAGAAGGTGCCGGCCAACACCAAGTCGAAGCCGCTGTTCAACCAGCCCAACCCGACCCCGGAAGAGGTCGTCACGGTCGCGGGCTCCTGGATCACCGACTCCACGTACATCAAGTCGGACGTGGCGAAGGTCGTCGGCTACAACACCGTCGACGGCGGCAAGAAGTGGGAGGTCCCCCTCCCGGGCGAGCTCTGCGCCGCCACCAAGCACGTCAGCGACAACAAGACGGCCGTCCTCTTCCGGCCCACCAAGCCCACGCCCGACAACAAGTACCCGGCGTGCACCGAGGTCGGCGTCATCGACCTGGAAGCCGGAAAGCTCCTGTGGTCCGGCAACGCCAAGGGCGCCACCACCGGCGACAAGCCCGCCTCCTACTACGAGGTGACCCTCAGCGGCCAGACCGTCGCCGCGGGCGGCACCAGCGGCGGCGCCGCCTGGAACCTTGCCGACGGAAAGTCCCTGTGGACCCCCAAGGTCGACGGCGACGGCTGCTACGACAGCGGCTACGCCGGCGGCGAGGCCCTCGCCGTGATCCGCAAGTGCGGCCGCGGCGACAACCAGACCCTGTACGCCCAGACGCTGGATCCGGCCACCGGCGCCCAGCTGTCCTCGTACAAGCTCTCCCCGGGCATCGAGTGGGCGTCCATCGTCTCCACCAAGCCCCTCATCGTCGGCGCGGACGTCGGCAAGACCGCCAAGAACGCCTCCGGCGTCAGCGACCTCTTCGTCGTCGACCCCAAGGGCGAGTTGAAGGCGCGCATCTCGCTCGCCTCCGGCACCTACGGCGGCAAGTGCGGCGGCACCGAGGTCGAGAAGTGCGCCGGGTTCGTGATCGGCAACGGCAAGATCTACCTGCCCTCGATCGAGCACCAGGGTTCGGCGGAGGTCGGCCGCACCAACGAGCTGCTCTCCTTCGACCTGGAGACCGGCAAGCAGACCACCGACCGCGCCGACGCGGGCGAGCGGTACACCCTGTTCCCGCTCCGCATGGACGGGCCGAACATCATCGCGTACAAGGAGCCCCCGTACGACAAGGGCGGCCAGGTCGTCAGCATCGACGGCAAGACGATGAAGGAGACCGTCCTCATGGAGAACCCGGCGGAGAAGGCCAGC
Protein-coding sequences here:
- a CDS encoding PQQ-binding-like beta-propeller repeat protein, which produces MTEPPQPPNQPPPPSGYGHLPGPPQPGYGYPQQGENPYAQQPPTQPMQQPAPQQGYFPPPPGMPTAGMHQVGGAPQPPKKKTAVIVAAAVAGVLVLGTGGYFAFVSGDHDPKQPVAQGSTPADAKPSASVDNGDGSGNGGGQSEDLNAGRKQGEDKTLWLKTAKIDGPGLGVDSAGQWIVGDTVVKSVWKNLTAYGVTDGKEKWTLAFPAPICSVTKQTTAERKTVVMFKDGEGDSATCNQMKQVDLKTGKEGWTKEVPKEGLFDIMTSPSLGITGDTVAVSRSGTASAFKVSTGDKLFGSATAEGCKPDAYVADKGKMIAIATCYDDDLSSEVSDADPVTGKKTWTFKLPAKYKVGAVYSLDPLVLDIGNQDKKERAIVVLGPDGKQRATVSGEGSFATECTNGLFRSVEICSTTAVDAGTLYLPTVAESGKANEIVAFDLGTGKAKWRTPAGDGRTIVPVGAANGQLIAYRKATSDQGGEVLSIPAAGGTPTALLRNPSGTSAPIESSFFTPIVDYADGRLYVSQSRLLAKGTAEKLLMVFGK
- a CDS encoding PQQ-binding-like beta-propeller repeat protein, with translation MSTPPPPQQPPVGGFGAPQEPAPGAFGAPPPVPSAPQGAPQPPAPPQQPPVPPGPPTAPATPAAPAAPGAAPQGQAAYGYPQQGYGYPQQPQPPGGAGAPPAYGAPAAPMYAAQPPAGPGGGNDKRTQLMIVGAALLAIVLIIAGGFWYVSGEDGGNGKQPAANGTTGGDKPGSGTPGSEKVPANTKSKPLFNQPNPTPEEVVTVAGSWITDSTYIKSDVAKVVGYNTVDGGKKWEVPLPGELCAATKHVSDNKTAVLFRPTKPTPDNKYPACTEVGVIDLEAGKLLWSGNAKGATTGDKPASYYEVTLSGQTVAAGGTSGGAAWNLADGKSLWTPKVDGDGCYDSGYAGGEALAVIRKCGRGDNQTLYAQTLDPATGAQLSSYKLSPGIEWASIVSTKPLIVGADVGKTAKNASGVSDLFVVDPKGELKARISLASGTYGGKCGGTEVEKCAGFVIGNGKIYLPSIEHQGSAEVGRTNELLSFDLETGKQTTDRADAGERYTLFPLRMDGPNIIAYKEPPYDKGGQVVSIDGKTMKETVLMENPAEKASRTAETGFSPDYSEYRYHNGKLFISRTTARKPYSDKGDPEYLFVSFTAS